One region of Halomicrobium sp. LC1Hm genomic DNA includes:
- a CDS encoding 23S rRNA (uridine(2552)-2'-O)-methyltransferase, which translates to MSGKDDYYNRAKQEGYRARSAYKLQQLDETAGLLGQNRTVLDLGAAPGGWMQVAAERVGSGGVVIGVDRQRIDDLDDPDPKVETIRGDMTDEATKAEVRDVVGAEGDERPVDVVISDLAPNMTGEYDLDHARSIHLARQAFAVAEDVLATGGDFAVKVFDGQDLADLEADIESEFEYVRQVRPDASRDSSSELYLVAKGFLTAPVREGDTVEVTIEDVGSEGDGIAKVEGYTLFVSGTETGDTVTVRVDDVKPNFGFAQPVGE; encoded by the coding sequence ATGTCCGGGAAAGACGACTACTACAACAGGGCCAAGCAAGAGGGGTATCGCGCCCGTTCGGCCTACAAGCTACAGCAACTCGACGAGACCGCCGGCCTGCTGGGCCAGAACCGGACGGTGCTGGACCTCGGGGCCGCACCCGGCGGCTGGATGCAGGTCGCCGCTGAACGCGTCGGCAGCGGCGGTGTCGTGATCGGCGTCGACCGCCAGCGCATCGACGACCTCGACGACCCCGATCCGAAAGTCGAGACGATCCGCGGGGACATGACCGACGAGGCGACGAAAGCGGAGGTGCGCGACGTAGTCGGTGCCGAGGGCGACGAGCGGCCGGTCGACGTGGTCATCTCCGACCTCGCGCCGAACATGACCGGGGAGTACGACCTCGATCACGCCCGCTCGATCCACCTCGCACGCCAGGCGTTCGCGGTCGCCGAGGACGTGCTCGCGACCGGCGGCGACTTCGCGGTGAAGGTGTTCGACGGCCAGGACCTCGCCGACCTGGAGGCCGACATCGAGAGCGAGTTCGAGTACGTCCGGCAGGTCCGGCCCGACGCCTCTCGGGACTCGTCGTCGGAGCTGTACCTCGTCGCGAAGGGCTTTCTCACCGCGCCGGTCCGCGAGGGCGACACGGTGGAAGTCACCATCGAGGACGTGGGCAGCGAAGGCGACGGCATCGCCAAGGTCGAGGGGTACACGCTGTTCGTCTCCGGGACCGAAACGGGCGACACCGTCACGGTCCGGGTCGACGACGTGAAACCCAACTTCGGGTTCGCACAGCCAGTCGGCGAGTAG
- a CDS encoding pirin family protein: protein MSQQTTTEIYTAPRTDVSQNQGKFRTHFNFPGRNHPDHEDHGYGPLATVVESFMDPDTLIGMHPHRNEEIVSWVPAGVMRHDDRRGNDLVTDSEHVMAMNAGREFWHAERTDADDPPLRMLQIFVRPHSLDLDPDIQHEPLPDPVDGEWRRVFGPEGSDAPVTVRNEVDLYDLRLDEGDEITLPERAGRDTYVYVFEGAATVDDATLAETESALVVGDGTATLTAEDDAIVVAFLIDPDAPVTRQGTIGR, encoded by the coding sequence ATGAGCCAGCAGACGACGACGGAGATCTACACGGCCCCGCGGACGGACGTGTCCCAGAACCAGGGCAAGTTCCGGACCCACTTCAACTTCCCCGGCCGGAACCACCCGGATCACGAGGACCACGGCTACGGCCCGCTGGCGACGGTCGTCGAGTCGTTCATGGACCCGGACACGCTGATCGGGATGCACCCCCACCGCAACGAGGAGATCGTCTCCTGGGTCCCAGCGGGCGTGATGCGCCACGACGACCGGCGGGGCAACGACCTCGTCACCGACAGCGAGCACGTCATGGCGATGAACGCCGGCCGGGAGTTCTGGCACGCCGAGCGGACCGATGCCGACGATCCGCCGCTGCGGATGCTCCAGATCTTCGTCCGGCCCCACAGCCTCGACCTGGACCCCGACATCCAGCACGAACCCCTCCCCGACCCGGTCGACGGCGAGTGGCGTCGCGTGTTCGGCCCCGAGGGGTCGGACGCCCCCGTCACGGTTCGCAACGAGGTGGACCTGTACGATCTGCGACTCGACGAGGGCGACGAGATCACGCTCCCGGAGCGAGCGGGCCGGGACACCTACGTCTACGTGTTCGAGGGAGCAGCGACCGTCGACGACGCGACGCTGGCGGAGACCGAGAGCGCACTGGTCGTCGGCGACGGAACGGCGACGCTCACGGCGGAGGACGACGCCATCGTCGTCGCGTTCCTCATCGACCCCGACGCGCCGGTCACGCGACAGGGGACGATCGGACGGTGA
- the nirK gene encoding copper-containing nitrite reductase yields MSSIPRSTRRRVLKALGVGGTAALAGCTAPSNQEATEVSTTDRATPQEPSMNPAKETDVDRIAADPTDIPEPIDRDEPETVEVELTTKELVAEVEPGVTYTYMAFEDQIPGPMIRVRKGDTVELTITNEEGNSMPHNIDLHAVRGPGGGAEASMVAPGETETFRFKATYAGSYIYHCAVPNLDYHISSGMFGMILVEPEEGLPEVDHEFYFGQHELYTTGEASEAGHHDFDFESMKAEDPTYVLTNGEKYAITPDVHGAPTMQVGDTARVYMAVGGPNLDSSFHPIGSVWDEVYPQGAIESDPHVNVQTTPVKPGSTVIATLHAEVPGAIKLVDHALTRVARKGNMAVIMREGDEQPDVFDPEP; encoded by the coding sequence ATGTCATCCATTCCACGCTCGACGCGTCGCCGCGTGCTCAAGGCGCTCGGTGTCGGCGGGACGGCCGCCCTCGCTGGCTGTACCGCGCCGAGCAACCAGGAGGCGACCGAGGTATCGACGACTGATCGCGCGACCCCACAGGAGCCAAGCATGAACCCAGCCAAGGAGACCGACGTCGACCGTATCGCCGCTGATCCGACCGACATTCCCGAGCCGATCGATCGGGACGAACCCGAGACGGTCGAGGTCGAGTTGACGACCAAGGAGTTGGTCGCCGAGGTCGAGCCCGGCGTCACGTACACGTACATGGCCTTCGAGGACCAGATTCCCGGGCCGATGATCCGCGTGCGGAAGGGCGACACCGTCGAGCTGACCATCACGAACGAGGAGGGTAACTCGATGCCCCACAACATCGACCTCCACGCGGTGCGCGGTCCCGGCGGCGGCGCGGAGGCGTCGATGGTGGCACCGGGCGAGACCGAGACCTTCCGGTTCAAGGCGACGTACGCGGGCTCGTACATCTACCACTGTGCCGTGCCGAACCTCGACTACCACATCTCCTCGGGGATGTTCGGCATGATCCTCGTCGAACCGGAAGAGGGGCTGCCCGAGGTCGATCACGAGTTCTACTTCGGCCAGCACGAGCTGTACACGACGGGCGAGGCCAGCGAAGCGGGCCACCACGACTTCGACTTCGAGTCGATGAAGGCAGAGGACCCGACCTACGTCCTCACCAACGGGGAGAAGTACGCGATCACGCCCGACGTCCACGGCGCGCCGACGATGCAGGTGGGCGACACCGCGAGGGTGTACATGGCGGTTGGCGGTCCGAACCTCGATTCGAGCTTCCACCCCATCGGCTCCGTCTGGGACGAGGTGTACCCACAGGGTGCTATCGAGAGCGATCCCCACGTCAACGTCCAGACGACGCCGGTCAAGCCCGGATCGACGGTCATCGCGACGCTGCACGCCGAGGTGCCCGGTGCGATCAAGCTCGTCGACCACGCGCTCACCCGAGTCGCTCGCAAGGGTAACATGGCCGTCATCATGCGGGAAGGCGACGAACAACCCGACGTGTTCGACCCCGAGCCCTGA
- a CDS encoding GIDE domain-containing protein, with protein MADPFGLFLGFVALLAVAFLAVYAYYESAGAPAPLRTRHGLTPRRSAVAVAVGVGVAVLVVAVGGRVSFEAAFASRRSVLRVGLWVVVLVGACEAVAGGYGFARRWWRCRPDRVDATGRVEAGTTAVSGTVTDDHADAAPVTGRSAVCWSWSVSVTGPGLRRYDEDDPHRTVDGGTGGCPFVLDDGSGPLCVDPTDATLVLDGERSVVRRPDSEPPDGFADPAPSVEADYADRPREYTETVLRPGDTATVWGAVVSDDDGPVLRGPQTTIVAGSPVGVARRYRRRAAGYALAGIAGGAVGVLGLLWSVGGL; from the coding sequence ATGGCCGATCCGTTCGGACTCTTTCTGGGTTTCGTGGCTCTCCTGGCCGTGGCCTTCCTCGCGGTGTACGCCTACTACGAGAGTGCCGGCGCACCGGCACCCCTCCGCACCCGCCACGGACTGACGCCGAGGCGGTCGGCGGTCGCCGTCGCTGTCGGCGTCGGCGTCGCCGTGCTGGTCGTCGCCGTCGGCGGGCGGGTCTCGTTCGAGGCGGCGTTCGCCAGCCGACGGTCCGTCCTCCGGGTCGGTCTCTGGGTGGTCGTCCTCGTCGGAGCCTGCGAGGCAGTGGCCGGGGGCTACGGCTTCGCCCGCCGGTGGTGGCGGTGCCGGCCCGATCGCGTCGACGCCACGGGACGGGTCGAGGCGGGGACGACGGCGGTGTCGGGCACGGTGACCGACGACCACGCCGACGCTGCGCCGGTGACCGGTCGCTCGGCGGTCTGCTGGTCGTGGTCCGTCTCGGTCACCGGGCCGGGACTGCGACGCTACGACGAGGACGACCCCCACCGGACCGTCGACGGCGGCACCGGCGGCTGTCCCTTCGTCCTCGACGACGGTTCCGGCCCGCTGTGTGTCGATCCCACCGACGCGACGCTCGTTCTCGACGGGGAGCGGTCGGTCGTCCGGCGACCGGACAGCGAGCCGCCCGACGGCTTCGCCGACCCCGCACCCAGCGTCGAAGCCGACTACGCCGATCGGCCACGCGAGTACACCGAGACGGTGCTCCGGCCCGGCGACACCGCGACCGTCTGGGGTGCGGTGGTGAGCGACGACGACGGACCGGTCCTCCGCGGTCCCCAGACGACGATCGTCGCCGGGTCGCCGGTCGGTGTCGCGCGGCGGTACCGCCGCCGGGCCGCTGGCTACGCTCTCGCCGGGATCGCGGGCGGTGCCGTCGGCGTCCTCGGCCTGCTCTGGAGCGTCGGTGGGCTCTGA
- a CDS encoding DNA polymerase sliding clamp produces MFNAIVSADTLQATLDSVSVLVDECKIHLNEEGLEIRAVDPANVGMVDLTLEAAAFESYETDGGLIGVNLSRLEDIAGMADAGQLVHLELDEETRKLHIAIDGLEYTLALIDPDSIRQEPDLPDLDLAAHVVIEGKDIDRAVTAADMVSDHIALGVDATDELFYVDAEGDTDDVHLELDREDLIDLTPGDAHSLFSLDYLQNMNKAIPKDAEVRMELGDEFPVKMHFDFAEGQGSVTYMLAPRIQSE; encoded by the coding sequence ATGTTCAACGCCATCGTGAGCGCAGACACGCTCCAGGCGACACTCGACTCCGTGAGCGTGCTGGTGGACGAGTGCAAGATCCACCTGAACGAGGAGGGCCTCGAAATTCGCGCCGTCGATCCCGCAAACGTCGGGATGGTCGATCTCACACTCGAAGCCGCAGCCTTCGAATCCTACGAGACCGACGGCGGCCTCATCGGTGTCAACCTCTCGCGGCTCGAAGACATCGCCGGCATGGCCGACGCCGGACAGCTCGTCCACCTCGAACTGGACGAAGAGACGCGCAAGCTCCACATCGCCATCGACGGGCTGGAGTACACGCTCGCGCTGATCGACCCCGACTCGATCCGACAGGAGCCGGATCTGCCGGATCTCGACCTGGCGGCCCACGTCGTCATCGAGGGCAAAGACATCGACCGTGCCGTCACCGCCGCCGACATGGTCTCCGATCACATCGCGCTGGGTGTCGACGCCACCGACGAACTGTTCTACGTCGACGCCGAGGGCGACACCGACGACGTCCACCTCGAACTCGACCGCGAGGACCTGATCGATCTCACGCCCGGCGACGCTCACTCGCTGTTCTCGCTCGACTACCTGCAGAACATGAACAAGGCGATCCCGAAAGACGCCGAGGTCCGGATGGAGCTTGGCGACGAGTTCCCCGTCAAGATGCACTTCGACTTCGCCGAGGGACAGGGATCGGTCACCTACATGCTCGCGCCGCGCATCCAGAGCGAGTAA